In a single window of the Dreissena polymorpha isolate Duluth1 chromosome 3, UMN_Dpol_1.0, whole genome shotgun sequence genome:
- the LOC127872474 gene encoding complement factor H-like gives MDLIVAFAFHCAFLALTLADCPPPPAVQNAAFTPVQSSYADGANVTFTCNTGYGLQGSRIHYCRGSSWEGSLICSEQFCETMNNPRNGIIVGNPSYKIGTYITFQCNTGYTLKGNSQLLCRVDLKFHRNPPTCDVNMCPDFGVIDHARIFQATDGGIENDYGSVVKVTCEDSYVLDGHASVVCQGDGTWGPKPTCKPLDCGRFDGMNSSCVKNFVLLDTLYYMECKTDVPNTRIGADSTSAPNECEERSRKWMYSLFGCFCNCEVIYNNTIVITYNLNPNDSLPHNTDLQWSCKPGCRTNQTYALRCMDGQMEMPSCTCDFYAHKHEASFIGIIAAIIGAVVLALSVAVALVMYKKKEGCCKCCKSGTNVEASHPMTKPTHDEGGNSSNGNTSKPSDKSHINLTKEEEQLLSENKK, from the exons atggatTTAATTGTCGCTTTTGCTTTTCATTGTGCTT TTTTAGCATTAACGCTTGCGGACTGCCCTCCTCCTCCAGCGGTCCAGAATGCAGCCTTCACTCCAGTCCAGTCATCATACGCTGATGGCGCAAACGTTACATTCACCTGTAACACTGGTTATGGACTTCAAGGTAGTCGGATACATTATTGTAGGGGAAGCAGTTGGGAAGGATCCCTCATATGCTCTGAACAGTTTTGTGAGACAATGAATAATCCTAGAAATGGTATAATTGTCGGAAACCCATCCTACAAAATTGGCACTTACATCACATTTCAATGTAATACAGGCTACACATTGAAAGGAAATAGCCAGTTGCTGTGTCGTGTTGATTTGAAGTTTCATAGGAACCCACCAACATGCGATGTCAATATGTGTCCAGATTTTGGGGTTATAGATCATGCACGCATTTTTCAAGCCACAGATGGAGGAATAGAAAATGATTATGGAAGTGTAGTTAAAGTAACCTGTGAAGACTCATATGTCCTGGATGGTCATGCGTCCGTGGTTTGCCAGGGAGACGGAACTTGGGGCCCAAAACCGACCTGCAAACCATTAGATTGTGGTAGGTTCGATGGGATGAATTCAAGCTGCGTGAAAAACTTTGTACTGCTTGATACTTTGTATTACATGGAATGTAAGACTGATGTCCCAAATACAAGAATTGGAGCGGACAGCACCAGTGCACCTAATGAATGTGAGGAAAGGTCTCGGAAATGGATGTATTCACTGTTTGGATGCTTTTGCAATTGTGAAGTTATCTACAATAATACCATTGTGATAACATACAACCTTAATCCAAATGACTCTCTGCCACACAACACTGATTTGCAGTGGAGTTGTAAGCCGGGTTGCAGGACAAACCAAACTTATGCTCTGAGAtgcatggacggacagatggaaatGCCATCTTGCACCTGCGATTTTTACGCACATAAACATGAAGCAAGCTTTATTGGCATAATTGCTGCAATAATTGGAGCTGTAGTTTTGGCATTGTCAGTTGCAGTTGCCTTAGTGATGTACAAGAAGAAGGAAGGGTGTTGTAAGTGTTGTAAGTCTGGTACAAATGTGGAAGCCTCACATCCCATGACTAAACCAACTCATGATGAAGGTGGCAATTCTTCTAACGGGAACACTTCTAAACCAAGTGATAAAAGCCATATTAATCTTACTAAAGAGGAGGAACAGTTATtgtctgaaaacaaaaaatga